The stretch of DNA TGAGAGATTGATGGAGGGGAAACTCTCGATGGGGGTAGGGATACTCGCAAACGATTACAACCACTATGAAGGTGGGGATTATAGGAGTAGGATCTCACCTTGGTTCTGGACGTGGTTTTCCGAGGGGACAAGATGGGGATTCGGAACCCATCTCCAATTTGAGAGAAGCAGATTCGAGGAGTTTGAGGATACGGTTCTATCCGGAGGGGTGAACTTGTGGAGGAGATACGATCTTTTCGAGATAAGCGGAGGATTGAGTTTATCCCTCGGAACCCGTCGGGAGGAGAGCTACAGGTTCATCAAACCGAGCCTCAAGGTGACGTCAAAGGGGAACGTCCTCGTTTTCAATTACTACATCGAGGCTTTAAAGCTGGGGAAGAAAAGGGAGAAGCTGCATGTCTTGTGGATAAACTTCAACATCACCCCTGAGAGGAGCTTGGGAGGGAGAATGGTTTTGAAAGGGGATAAATTGAACTGGTATCTCTCCTACAGGCAAGGGGTGAGGAGAGGGATGGACGTCTATTTCATCATGGGCGACCCCAACGCGGAGGAGTTCAGCAGGAGAGCCGTGTTGAAATTGATCATACCGCTTAAATGAATCGATCTAACCTCCCCTTAAATTTCGCATCATATATCATGGAGGCCGAAAACGGAGGGAGGTCGGAAATTGAAGGACGAGGAACTGGTCAACCTTACGCTTCAGGGAAAGGTCGAGGCGTTTTCAGTCCTCGTGATGAGATACCAAAGCAGTATCTATGGGCTATGTTACCATTTCCTTAAGGACTTCGAGGAGGCCAAGGATATAACACAGGAGGTTTTCATAAGGGCCTATACCCGTCTTTCGGAGCTCAAAGAACCTGAGAAGTTCAAGGCTTGGCTCAAGCAGATAGCGGTGAACCTCTGCAGAATGCATCTACGCTCCAAAGCTTCCTCTCAGCGGAGAGTCAAGGAGGTTATATCCTCCGATTCATTCGAGGCTCGAAACATCCCCGATTCGCTTCCCAGGCCCGATGAGGCGCTGGAACGGGAGGAGATGGAGGAGATGGTGAAAAAGGCTTTAAGCAAGCTATCCCCGAGAAACCAACAGATATTGATCCTCTTCTACATAGACGATCTGAGCTACAGGGATATAGCCGAGTTCCTCGACCTCCCTCTCTCCACGGTGAAGTGGAGGTTACATCGATCCAGAAAACTTTTGAGGGAGGAGGTTTTGAAGATGATGGAGAAGGGGTTCTCCGAACATAAGGTAGGTTCCGAGTTCACTCAAGAGGTTTATCAGGCGATATGTGAGAAGGTCGAGGAACCGTTTGAGCTGGATCTGGTCACGCGACCGGGCGAGCCGATAGTGATCTTCGCCGGATTGGGACAGATGAAGTTCAGGATGACCGGGTGGGACGAGGAGAGGGTGGCCCTCAGGGGGAAAAAGGTGCTCTTCGGGGGTTCCGTTGAGGACGCCAGGAGGAAGTCCGATCAGGTCCAGACGTTTCTGAGAAGATGCGATAGCTTCCTGAAGGAGGGGTTCGGGAGAGATATGGAGATCGTCACGGGGGCTACCGGTCTCGAACCGACCCTCGAATACACCACTATGGGTGAGATGTTACGACGTCTGTTAGAGTGGACGAAGGAGAAGTGGTCGGAGCTGCACCGGGATGTGATCCGGAAGCTGGAGGGAAGCTGCGTGAGCGTCGAGCTTTTGGGAAACAGACCCGAACCGATGTGGGCTCACATAGATGAGGAGTTGAAACCCCTCTTCTCCGTGCAGCTCATCCAGGACGATCTGGCGCTCGGTCCATCCGTCTCCCTGGATATCTCGCTTAGCGTCCCGAACGGACATCCGGTGGTGATCTTCCTTGTGTTCACGAGATACCCTGAGATCTCAAACTTCGAGGGGGAGATCACGCTGATAGGCGACTCGGTGATCTCAAAGGCGTATGATATCAAGGGGAAACTGAGGAGTTTCAGGGGGTTTATCGAGGAGATCAAAGGGTTTCAAGGCGAGCTTTCGATCCTCGACGACGGATACTACAGAGGGGTGGAGTGGGGGAAAGACGTGGTGAGGCGAGTGGGTCATGTGCCGGTCATGAAGATAGAGGATGTGAACGGCAAAGTTGAACTTAAGCTCAAGGAGGAGAAGGTTCGGATGAAGAAGGTGTTCGGGGAGGTGAGATGTCGAAATGAGTTCGGCGATACGGAGTTCGAGATAGAGGAGATCAGGGAGGGGGACAGATATGAGCTGAGCTCGACCGGTGGGGATATAACCGTGAAGATCGCCGATTCGCTCAAGGGTAAGGTTAAGAT from Candidatus Poribacteria bacterium encodes:
- a CDS encoding sigma-70 family RNA polymerase sigma factor — translated: MKDEELVNLTLQGKVEAFSVLVMRYQSSIYGLCYHFLKDFEEAKDITQEVFIRAYTRLSELKEPEKFKAWLKQIAVNLCRMHLRSKASSQRRVKEVISSDSFEARNIPDSLPRPDEALEREEMEEMVKKALSKLSPRNQQILILFYIDDLSYRDIAEFLDLPLSTVKWRLHRSRKLLREEVLKMMEKGFSEHKVGSEFTQEVYQAICEKVEEPFELDLVTRPGEPIVIFAGLGQMKFRMTGWDEERVALRGKKVLFGGSVEDARRKSDQVQTFLRRCDSFLKEGFGRDMEIVTGATGLEPTLEYTTMGEMLRRLLEWTKEKWSELHRDVIRKLEGSCVSVELLGNRPEPMWAHIDEELKPLFSVQLIQDDLALGPSVSLDISLSVPNGHPVVIFLVFTRYPEISNFEGEITLIGDSVISKAYDIKGKLRSFRGFIEEIKGFQGELSILDDGYYRGVEWGKDVVRRVGHVPVMKIEDVNGKVELKLKEEKVRMKKVFGEVRCRNEFGDTEFEIEEIREGDRYELSSTGGDITVKIADSLKGKVKIVLESESGKLDYKRWEEFEYTFNNPWLIRAGSVPKEESEEADLRVRTAIGTITLRPISPAL